The Ostrinia nubilalis chromosome 24, ilOstNubi1.1, whole genome shotgun sequence DNA window TTCTTATCTGCAGGAGTTAGAGAATCATTTTTATATCGAACTATTGGCCTGCAATCATGATTTGCTTTCAAGACTAGATGCAGCTTAGGTATTTCCTTCATTAACATCttaagtttaattttgtttgaatgACTATGGTGTTGTTTATATTTTCTTCCCATACAATATGGAGGGGATATCTTTATAACGCTTCGGCAAATCATCTTATGGATAGTTTTATCGTAAAAACTCTGCCATTGGTTCTTCCAAAAGAAGTGCAGCTTGTTTTCATCTGCATCTAATTTACAAGTTGTAACGTAAAAATTCAAGCATATCATTGGAGACAATAAATTTCGAATTATCCACATAAGAATATGGTATAGAATTTTCTGAGAGACTGTTCTGTCTAGCTGATGCCACACATTCGGTGAAAAATCccattttaaaagtattttacttaataaaatatgttGGCGTTTCATGCCATGTAGTACAATAATTTGTACAAACTTCTTGAATACATTTTCATTGTGCCCATTTCCATAGAGCTCCTTTGGTATAATATCATACAAGGCAAGCCAGCATTTTGAGAAGATTTCACTTTTATTCAGAGAGTTTAATTCTTTACTTTCTTTACTATCTCCAGTAAATCCATTTTCTGGAAAGTAATTTCTAAAGTCCTGCTTTGaatatttttggacattttCTCTTAAAATCCTTAGATGTTGTAGCAAGTTAGGGCGCAATCCACTCACCAAATTTTCatcttcaaaaatatttctCAGGAACTGTGTTTCATTTTCCTCCTTCAGGAGacttttctttaaaatatttccatAAGATCTCACATTCTGTTTATCCACAAAGTGTTGAGTGAAACAAATTGGGACATCCATGAAGATGTTTCAAAACTACATGAAAACTTTCACAGAATTTCAATTGTTTTGATTGTTTACAAGCGTCCAAActcattaaaattcaaatattgCGGCGACTTGTTACGACTTGTCCAAAATACTACACCACGTTCCGTTCCACAAATCATGTTCGACACGGGTTAATAAAAtcacgaataaaataataaaaccaaaGAATCAGTCATTCAATAATTTGCATGTtggatttattattatagtaccCATTTTCCCTATTAAAATCAAATGATTTCTGTAGCTAAATATTGTAAACGTGAAGGtagtcaaaatatttaaaatttacgaCGCGACGCATGAAACGGAactcagagccccgattacggtaacttttataacgtctacaatccagacgcgtttctgattctgcgatacgattggtcaaaacagctgacgtacgctgttgaacgaccaatcgtatcgcagaatcgagaagcgtgtctggattgttgacgttaaaaattaccgtaatcggggctcagaacCAAAGAGCACTCAGAACTGTCAATGACAGTTTATTGCATTCCGTTACAGGCACCTGACGGTCAAATTTTTCTTGCACAAATTGTTCATAAATTGGTTATATTGaatgtataatataaatatttaacgcAGTAACTTCTACTTCTATCGTAGGTATTATCTAAATAGGCAAATTATTAAAATCACCttttagaaattaaataaacctTAACAAAAACAGCTGATCAacgatgacattgacatttgttatcaaagtttatgtttttttgttttgttatcaGTAGATAACACTCGCCACTTAGCAAAAGTACTTTTTATCATAATGTTGATAGCTTATTTGATCTCTTGAAACTGATTACAAAGAAATATTAtcgtaaaattaaaatgttttgttatcgTATTCAGTTTTCAGTCCTTTGGCGAACTATCCACAGTCATAAGTTTTGTTTTTCTTACACCATGTCCAAGGCGACCTTTAGTGATTTGGTGCAAATATTCCGTAGTGGAGTTTTAGTAGTGCAACCGGACAAATTAATTAGAAACTCAGTAAATTACAATGCTACTACCGAAAAGTTAATAATAGCAGGTGATAGCTACAACTTGCAAAACAAAGATGTATTCCTAGTAGGAACAGGCAAGGCGGTACAGAATATGGCAAaagaacttgaaaaaatacttGGTGGAAAAATCAAGCATGGAATTGTAAGCATACCTGATGGAAGTAAAAGTGAAACGGTCATAAACAAGTACGTCCGGTACAGTGAAGGTGCTAAGAACAATCTGCCAGACAAAAATGCCGAAGCTACTGCTATAAAAGTCAAGAAATTAGTCTCTAGTTTGACGTCAAATGATTTACTAATAGTCTTGATATCAGGCGGTGGGTCCTCACTTTTGCCGTTACCAAGAGAGCCAATAACTTTAGAAGAGAAATGTGGACTAGTGAAGAAACTGGCAAACGCAGGGGCAGATATAGTGGAACTGAACACAGTTAGAAAAAGAATATCTGAGCTAAAAGGAGGACAATTAGCTATGAGAGCTCAACCAGCTCAAGTTGTGTCTTTGATCCTCTCTGATATAGTTGGAGATCCTCTAGACTTAATAGCTAGTGGTCCTACAACAGAAAATAATGACGATCCAAATGCAGCTGCAGATATTATCAAAAAGTACAACCTTTATGAGCAGCTGCCTCTTTCTGTTAAAACTATATTGAATGAATTAAATGACTCAAAAGAATTTCCCAAAGATAAAGTGAACAACTACATCATTGGCTCGAATAAAGTAAGCATTCATGAAGCAGCTAATCAAGCTGAGAAACTTGGATATTTACCAATATGTCTATCACACCAAGTGATCGGTAATATTGAAATTGTAGCTCAGGAGTATGTTAAATTAGCTGAACTATTCTGCAAGCTTATTGAAGGTACACTGAATAAAGAAGAATTTAAAAGTTCAATCGATTCGCTGAATATTCCAGGAATAAGCACAAACTTTATTGAAGATGATAAGGTTATGGATTTATTAAAACATAAGGATGTCTGTTTAGTGTTGGGGGGAGAAATAACTGTAGAAGTAAAAGGAAAGGGTAAAGGAGGAAGAAACCAACAGCTGTCTTTGGAATTTTCCAACATCATCCACAAAATCAAAGGCAGATTCAGCCATTTTGAAGTTGATTTTCTTAGTGCAGGAACAGATGGCATAGATGGGCCTACAGACGCAGCAGGTGCTATGGGATATCTGGACTTAGTATCAGAGTCTAAGGAAGTTAATATTGATATAAATGATTATCTAAATAACAGTGATTCTTACAACTTCTACAAAAGATTTAAAAATGGTGAACTACATGTTTTCACTGGACATACTAACACTAATGTTATGGACATACATTTAATTGTGATAAGGAAGAagaaatgataatattataatatttttatgattgtgaatgaataaaacaataaataatctaTTGATagacatattttatttacactagtgtaacataaaatattgaTAGGTAAactactaaaaattaaataaagtaataatataaaagtattaAAACACCTAACCAGTTAGATCTTCATCATGATGATGGCTTCAAGaataaattcaatttgttttgtttttctttctccTGTTTAAGCTTTGCTGACATCAGAACAGCCTGCTGACACAAACCAGCaaacttatccttcttcttcttattgttTTTGATAACTTTCTGGTCTTTAACACTTCCTTGTAATGTGTTGTTCTTATTTGATAGAGAAAATATCTCTTTTGTTTTAGCATACACATCTACTTCAGGTTTCTTCAATTGATTTTTAGGTTTATTGGTGTTAGTTGCCTTTGTATTTGGCTGAATCTTTTCTTTTATTCTTTGTTCTGTGATTTTAGTGCCTTCATTTATTGGAATTAATTTTGGCTTAGTAGGTTTGAGAATTGGTGTGATTGTACTATTTTTGCAAAAAGTG harbors:
- the LOC135083924 gene encoding glycerate kinase, translated to MFCYRIQFSVLWRTIHSHKFCFSYTMSKATFSDLVQIFRSGVLVVQPDKLIRNSVNYNATTEKLIIAGDSYNLQNKDVFLVGTGKAVQNMAKELEKILGGKIKHGIVSIPDGSKSETVINKYVRYSEGAKNNLPDKNAEATAIKVKKLVSSLTSNDLLIVLISGGGSSLLPLPREPITLEEKCGLVKKLANAGADIVELNTVRKRISELKGGQLAMRAQPAQVVSLILSDIVGDPLDLIASGPTTENNDDPNAAADIIKKYNLYEQLPLSVKTILNELNDSKEFPKDKVNNYIIGSNKVSIHEAANQAEKLGYLPICLSHQVIGNIEIVAQEYVKLAELFCKLIEGTLNKEEFKSSIDSLNIPGISTNFIEDDKVMDLLKHKDVCLVLGGEITVEVKGKGKGGRNQQLSLEFSNIIHKIKGRFSHFEVDFLSAGTDGIDGPTDAAGAMGYLDLVSESKEVNIDINDYLNNSDSYNFYKRFKNGELHVFTGHTNTNVMDIHLIVIRKKK
- the LOC135083926 gene encoding uncharacterized protein LOC135083926; translation: MNEDKVTFLIKAASSLSQTQNDQTKTLLRSYYLMRCRELSKNHGLPDKHFSSKVRCSRCFIEWKKGTETTVKPIKLSKGQKRRIKQLKVNKNNKDDYVKTRQQMLNSNELKQICTFCKNSTITPILKPTKPKLIPINEGTKITEQRIKEKIQPNTKATNTNKPKNQLKKPEVDVYAKTKEIFSLSNKNNTLQGSVKDQKVIKNNKKKKDKFAGLCQQAVLMSAKLKQEKEKQNKLNLFLKPSS